One window of the Dioscorea cayenensis subsp. rotundata cultivar TDr96_F1 chromosome 24, TDr96_F1_v2_PseudoChromosome.rev07_lg8_w22 25.fasta, whole genome shotgun sequence genome contains the following:
- the LOC120252784 gene encoding LYR motif-containing protein 4B, whose translation MATMAPSMPEVISLMRSLLRTAAKFPDYNIREYTRRRVIDAFRENRAITDASSIAVAFAEGKSQLEVAKRQAVVYSLYAPKIKSVMEIESL comes from the coding sequence ATGGCGACGATGGCGCCGTCGATGCCGGAAGTGATCTCGCTGATGCGCTCGTTGCTTCGTACGGCGGCCAAGTTCCCCGACTACAACATCCGGGAGTACACCCGGCGCCGCGTCATCGATGCTTTCCGTGAGAACCGTGCCATCACGGATGCTTCATCGATCGCTGTGGCCTTTGCGGAGGGGAAGTCCCAGCTCGAGGTCGCCAAGAGGCAAGCCGTGGTTTACTCCCTATACGCCCCCAAAATCAAGAGCGTCATGGAGATTGAGAGCCTCTGA
- the LOC120252847 gene encoding ureide permease 1-like — MFVIEDKLGAIALMQVSLLLLGTWPAFLTLLEQRGRLPQHTYLDYSLTNFFAAVFIALTFGQLGDAKPNFFTQLSQDNWPSVLFAVAGGIMLSLGNLVTQYALAFVGLSVTLVITASLTVVIGTTMNYFLDNRINRAEILFPGVACFLVAVCLGAAVHSSNAADNAQKLGGFSSQHKDQSSPDMEQIHLLRDTPGYNDQESNKDAESGISYTPDDVLKAEKVEPGSAKFLLQLEHRRSIKVLGSDIFLGLSMAFFAGICFSLFSPAFNLATNDQWHTLKEGVPHLVVYTAFFYFSISCFVLATILNIYFLYNPMLGLPKSSFTAYLKDCKGRHWALLAGLICGFGNGFQFMSGQAAGYAAADSVQALPLVSTFWGVVLFGEYRKSSKKTYILLASMLFMFAVAVAVLMASSGQRKTSFNS; from the exons ATGTTTGTAATTGAGGATAAACTAGGAGCTATTGCTCTGATGCaagtttctcttcttctcttgggCACTTGGCCGGCATTTCTGACTCTATTAGAGCAACGTGGCCGTCTACCTCAACATACGTACCTTGATTACTCTCTCACTAATTTCTTTGCTGCGGTTTTCATTGCTCTCACATTTGGTCAATTGGGAGATGCCAAGCCAAACTTCTTCACTCAGCTTTCTCAG GACAACTGGCCCTCAGTCCTGTTTGCAGTTGCAGGTGGAATTATGCTTAGCCTCGGGAACCTTGTTACACAGTATGCCTTGGCTTTTGTTGGTCTGTCAGTGACTTTGGTCATTACAGCAAGTTTGACAGTTGTTATAG GCACAACCATGAACTATTTCTTAGATAATCGGATTAATAGAGCAGAGATTCTTTTCCCCGGAGTTGCTTGCTTTCTTGTTGCAGTTTGCCTTGGAGCTGCTGTTCACTCATCCAATGCCGCTGATAATGCCCAAAAACTTGGCGGTTTTTCAAGTCAACACAAAG ATCAGTCATCACCAGACATGGAACAAATCCATCTTCTACGTGATACCCCTGGGTACAATGATCAGGAATCGAACAAAG ATGCGGAGAGTGGTATATCCTATACTCCAGACGATGTCCTGAAGGCAGAAAAAGTGGAACCAGGAAGTGCAAAATTCCTCCTTCAGCTTGAGCACAGAAGATCTATCAAG GTGTTAGGATCTGATATTTTCTTAGGCCTCAGCATGGCATTCTTTGCTGGTATTTGCTTTTCACTCTTTTCGCCGGCATTCAACTTGGCCACTAATGATCAGTGGCATACCTTGAAAGAAGGAGTGCCTCATTTGGTGGTCTACACTGCATTCTTCTATTTCTCCATCTCTTGTTTTGTTCTTGCAACTATCCTAAATATCTACTTCCTATATAATCCAATGCTTGGACTGCCGAAATCATCTTTTACGGCATACTTGAAGGATTGTAAAGGACGACACTGGGCATTGTTAGCTGGGCTTATTTGTGGCTTTGGAAATGGATTTCAGTTCATGAGCGGTCAAGCTGCAGGATATGCTGCAGCTGATTCTGTTCAG GCATTGCCACTTGTTAGTACCTTCTGGGGTGTAGTCCTTTTCGGAGAATACCGAAAATCatccaaaaaaacatacatactTCTTGCAAGCATGTTGTTCATGTTCGCCGTCGCAGTTGCTGTTCTTATGGCTTCATCAGGCCAAAGAAAGACATCATTCAACAGCTGA